A genomic stretch from Verrucomicrobiota bacterium includes:
- a CDS encoding DUF1559 domain-containing protein → MRVRAFTLIELLVVIAIIAILAALLMPALAQGKARGKSAGCLNNLRQIGLATQMYADENESYPPAWVDSTTRWMDLIQPCLDKRSGVYLCPADQQRIPVTWDTNIFLSYGINTFRFGDQAHCFWYGVKGNAVPRPSGTIIFADCTPGKYYCGGGSAFKEPVVDVDYRHPKGSFVAVFCDGHAETKIKTQQTDWDASQ, encoded by the coding sequence CCATCCTGGCCGCGCTGCTGATGCCGGCGCTGGCGCAGGGCAAGGCGCGGGGGAAAAGCGCCGGGTGCCTGAACAACCTGCGGCAGATCGGCCTGGCCACGCAGATGTATGCCGACGAGAATGAATCCTATCCGCCAGCCTGGGTGGATTCGACCACGCGCTGGATGGACCTGATTCAGCCCTGTCTCGATAAAAGGTCGGGGGTGTACCTGTGTCCAGCGGACCAGCAGCGGATTCCGGTGACTTGGGACACGAACATTTTCCTAAGCTACGGCATCAACACCTTCCGCTTTGGCGACCAGGCGCATTGTTTCTGGTACGGCGTGAAGGGCAATGCCGTGCCGCGCCCCTCGGGCACGATCATTTTTGCGGACTGCACGCCCGGCAAATATTACTGCGGCGGGGGCAGCGCGTTCAAGGAACCAGTGGTGGACGTGGACTATCGGCATCCCAAGGGCAGTTTTGTGGCCGTGTTTTGTGACGGCCACGCTGAAACCAAAATCAAAACCCAACAAACCGACTGGGACGCCTCCCAATAG
- a CDS encoding DUF3344 domain-containing protein produces MKKHPDKPIANQARPFGLGQSLVLALALSAAFALPPASVQAGFATAGQGISNVLAGSVSNGALFCGTTTNWANSTPSLPFNTTVGWSLPVCDRVVASRLIMTLWGGTANYTCQMTVAINGTNLPAANPLVFGSTSDANAVFSGVAPCVYGAGSGLWVVGLPVPEEMLHRDGSSNTVSITESTPDSFDGRIHHVTLVAVYQSAALSNQFDYALAEGSGDIYGTPAAPQVNQRTVPLGTVNPTNATAARLTALYTYGDTGQNDRLYFNGVQLGGDDVAQWDKTGTGLNYGPSVASFEVLGSLAATNSVRFTVAATDVPGTRETSLRPQLAALTVTRPPQTAPPALGIALNVVVTWPVSAGTYQLQFRPSLESGSWSNVTNAPTVINGQNAVLLPRGAAQQFYQLQKTN; encoded by the coding sequence ATGAAAAAGCATCCGGACAAACCCATAGCCAATCAGGCTCGACCATTCGGCCTGGGCCAATCACTTGTGCTGGCGCTGGCCCTCAGTGCCGCCTTCGCGTTGCCGCCGGCATCAGTCCAGGCCGGTTTTGCCACCGCGGGCCAAGGGATCAGCAATGTGCTAGCCGGGAGCGTGAGCAACGGGGCGTTGTTTTGTGGCACCACGACCAACTGGGCCAACAGCACCCCGAGCTTGCCTTTCAACACAACCGTCGGGTGGTCGCTGCCGGTCTGCGACCGGGTGGTCGCCAGCCGGTTGATCATGACGTTGTGGGGTGGCACGGCGAATTACACCTGCCAGATGACGGTGGCCATCAATGGCACGAACCTGCCAGCAGCAAATCCACTGGTGTTTGGGTCCACGAGTGACGCCAACGCGGTTTTTAGCGGGGTTGCGCCGTGCGTCTATGGCGCGGGGTCCGGGCTGTGGGTGGTTGGCCTGCCGGTGCCGGAGGAGATGCTGCACCGGGACGGTTCCAGCAATACGGTGAGCATCACGGAGAGCACGCCAGACAGTTTCGACGGGCGGATTCACCATGTCACCCTCGTAGCGGTCTATCAATCCGCCGCCCTGAGTAATCAGTTTGATTATGCACTGGCCGAAGGCAGCGGCGACATTTACGGCACGCCTGCCGCGCCGCAAGTCAATCAGCGCACCGTCCCGCTGGGCACTGTGAACCCCACAAATGCCACGGCAGCGCGGCTGACCGCGCTTTACACGTATGGCGACACGGGACAGAATGACCGGCTCTATTTCAACGGCGTGCAATTGGGCGGCGATGATGTTGCGCAATGGGATAAGACCGGCACGGGATTGAACTACGGCCCGAGCGTGGCGAGTTTCGAGGTGCTGGGCAGCCTGGCGGCGACCAATAGCGTAAGGTTTACCGTGGCGGCGACGGATGTGCCCGGCACGCGGGAAACAAGCCTGCGCCCGCAACTGGCGGCGCTCACGGTCACGCGCCCACCACAGACCGCCCCGCCCGCACTGGGCATTGCGTTGAATGTGGTCGTCACCTGGCCGGTTTCGGCGGGTACGTATCAATTACAGTTCCGCCCCAGCCTGGAGAGCGGGAGCTGGAGCAACGTGACCAATGCGCCAACGGTCATCAACGGTCAGAACGCCGTCCTGCTGCCGCGTGGCGCGGCGCAGCAGTTTTACCAACTTCAAAAAACGAACTAG